A single Nostoc sp. PCC 7107 DNA region contains:
- the ccsB gene encoding c-type cytochrome biogenesis protein CcsB, translating to MNLVVLQNWLDNAAFAVLFLTMLVYWVGAAFPNLPALGALGTAGMAIANLCIATLLGARWIEAGYFPLSNLYESLFFLTWGITAVHLIAENGTRSRLVGVFTTPVAMGITAFAALTLPSTMQSAEPLVPALKSNWLMMHVSVMMLSYSALMVGSILAIAFLVVTRGQNIELQGSSVGTGGYRTNGYRLHKAGELVTQSATPVGEDNGSARRFESNTNNGNTAVMNLVTATQSGTAATTAVLSPQLLSLADTLDNISYRIIGLGFPLLTIGIIAGGVWANEAWGSYWSWDPKETWALITWLVFAAYLHARITRGWQGRRPAILAASGFVVVWICYLGVNLLGKGLHSYGWFF from the coding sequence ATGAATCTGGTTGTACTCCAGAACTGGCTAGACAACGCCGCATTTGCCGTGTTATTTCTTACCATGCTAGTTTATTGGGTAGGAGCAGCTTTTCCAAATCTCCCAGCACTTGGTGCTTTAGGGACAGCAGGAATGGCGATCGCCAATTTGTGCATTGCTACCCTTTTAGGCGCAAGATGGATAGAGGCAGGTTATTTCCCGCTAAGTAACTTGTACGAGTCGCTGTTTTTTTTGACTTGGGGGATTACAGCAGTCCATTTAATTGCGGAAAATGGTACCCGTAGCCGCTTGGTGGGAGTTTTTACTACACCCGTAGCAATGGGAATCACTGCCTTTGCGGCTCTCACCTTACCATCAACCATGCAATCAGCAGAGCCATTAGTCCCTGCATTGAAATCTAACTGGTTGATGATGCACGTCAGCGTCATGATGTTGAGCTACTCTGCTTTAATGGTAGGTTCAATATTAGCGATCGCTTTTCTGGTGGTGACACGCGGCCAAAATATCGAACTACAAGGTAGTTCGGTAGGCACTGGTGGCTACCGCACTAATGGTTATCGCTTACACAAAGCAGGTGAACTAGTAACTCAATCAGCAACACCTGTCGGTGAAGATAACGGTTCTGCTCGTCGTTTTGAAAGCAATACTAATAACGGCAACACCGCTGTGATGAATTTGGTAACAGCAACCCAATCAGGAACCGCAGCAACCACCGCAGTTCTTTCGCCCCAACTGCTCAGTCTGGCTGATACCTTAGACAATATCAGTTATCGCATCATTGGGTTAGGATTTCCCCTGCTGACCATCGGGATTATTGCTGGTGGTGTTTGGGCAAACGAAGCTTGGGGTTCTTACTGGAGTTGGGATCCTAAAGAAACATGGGCATTAATTACTTGGTTAGTTTTTGCAGCTTACCTCCACGCTAGAATTACTCGCGGTTGGCAAGGTCGTCGCCCCGCAATTTTAGCTGCAAGTGGGTTTGTTGTCGTCTGGATTTGTTATCTCGGAGTGAATCTTTTAGGAAAAGGTTTACATTCTTACGGTTGGTTTTTTTAA
- a CDS encoding YggT family protein: MTGVNLTVWILGPLLGLMTFLFIFRIILTWFPQVNLNQLPFNLIAWPTEPFLLPLRKLVPPIGGVDITPIIWVGIFSLVREILLGQQGLLTMMSRVS; encoded by the coding sequence ATGACTGGCGTTAACTTGACCGTTTGGATTCTCGGCCCGCTGTTGGGACTGATGACATTCCTGTTTATTTTCCGCATTATTCTCACTTGGTTTCCGCAAGTGAATTTAAATCAATTACCCTTCAATCTGATAGCTTGGCCTACGGAGCCATTTTTGCTGCCTTTACGTAAGCTAGTACCACCCATCGGTGGGGTCGATATTACCCCGATTATTTGGGTAGGGATTTTCAGTTTGGTGCGAGAAATCCTGCTAGGACAACAAGGACTGCTTACTATGATGTCTCGTGTTAGTTAG
- the tilS gene encoding tRNA lysidine(34) synthetase TilS, with the protein MVWTPLHAKIHRTIKSRHLFLHHERLLVAVSGGQDSLCLIKLLLDLQSKWSWYLGIAHCDHCWRDDSQANAHHVANLAKNWGVNFYLETAKEPINSEGTARNWRYQALNAIAQKYNYQYIVTGHTASDRAETLLYNLMRGTGADGLQALTWERPLSEKITLVRPLLAITRQKTGQFCQDFQLPIWEDSTNQNVKYARNRIRQELIPYLQTNFNPKVESALAQTAELLQADVEYLEQASQQLREKATIGSGDHLKLNRQVLQPAPLALQRRVMRQVLLEILPDAPNFEHIEKLTALITAPNRSQTDPFPGGAIAQVQGNWIIIKEKSL; encoded by the coding sequence ATGGTATGGACTCCCTTACACGCCAAAATTCATCGCACCATTAAATCACGTCATTTATTTCTACATCATGAACGCCTGTTAGTGGCTGTTTCTGGCGGGCAAGATTCTCTATGCTTAATTAAATTACTCTTAGATTTACAATCAAAGTGGTCATGGTATTTAGGTATTGCTCATTGCGATCATTGCTGGCGTGATGATTCCCAAGCTAACGCTCATCATGTAGCAAATTTGGCTAAAAATTGGGGTGTAAATTTTTATTTAGAAACTGCTAAAGAACCCATAAATAGTGAAGGTACGGCGCGGAATTGGCGATATCAAGCTTTAAATGCGATCGCCCAAAAATATAATTATCAATATATCGTTACTGGACATACAGCCAGCGATCGCGCCGAAACTCTGCTTTACAATTTAATGCGTGGTACTGGTGCTGATGGTTTACAAGCTTTAACTTGGGAACGTCCTTTATCTGAAAAAATTACCTTAGTGCGCCCACTTTTAGCAATCACTCGTCAAAAAACAGGGCAATTTTGCCAAGATTTTCAATTACCTATTTGGGAAGATTCTACCAATCAAAATGTGAAGTACGCACGCAACCGCATCCGCCAAGAATTAATTCCCTATTTACAAACAAACTTTAACCCCAAAGTAGAATCAGCTTTAGCCCAAACAGCAGAACTCTTGCAAGCAGATGTTGAGTATTTGGAACAAGCATCTCAGCAGTTGCGGGAAAAAGCGACGATAGGGAGTGGGGATCATCTAAAATTAAATCGTCAGGTATTACAACCAGCGCCATTAGCTTTACAACGCCGTGTGATGCGACAGGTATTGCTAGAAATTTTGCCTGACGCACCTAATTTTGAACATATTGAAAAATTAACCGCCTTAATTACCGCCCCGAACCGTTCACAAACAGATCCCTTTCCTGGTGGTGCGATCGCTCAAGTTCAAGGTAACTGGATTATCATTAAGGAAAAGTCATTATAA
- the psbX gene encoding photosystem II reaction center X protein produces MTPSLANFLWSLAWGTAIVVIPATVGLIFISQKDKIQRS; encoded by the coding sequence ATGACACCATCTTTAGCAAATTTTCTTTGGAGTCTGGCTTGGGGTACTGCGATCGTTGTTATCCCTGCTACCGTTGGGCTAATTTTCATTAGCCAAAAAGATAAAATCCAACGTTCATAA
- a CDS encoding gamma-glutamylcyclotransferase family protein produces the protein MIKYFAYGSNLNLERLKSRGVTVYDSEQGTLEDWRLVFNVIDETLIGAGFANIEPCKGCKVEGLIYSISDSSIANLDKFEDHPRDYMKDYVDVIDCNGEKIKCLTYIAQKNRTQPSLMPTEEYLNHILKGREWFSEVYYQNLLKVKKSP, from the coding sequence ATGATTAAATATTTTGCTTATGGCTCAAATTTAAACTTGGAAAGGTTGAAAAGTAGAGGGGTCACAGTATATGACTCTGAACAAGGAACCCTTGAAGACTGGAGACTGGTTTTCAATGTAATAGATGAAACTTTGATAGGTGCAGGGTTTGCAAACATTGAACCTTGCAAAGGTTGTAAAGTCGAGGGTCTAATATATTCAATCAGTGACTCATCCATAGCTAATCTAGATAAGTTTGAAGATCATCCAAGAGATTATATGAAAGATTATGTGGATGTCATAGATTGTAATGGTGAGAAGATCAAATGTTTAACTTATATTGCACAAAAAAATAGAACACAGCCCAGTCTTATGCCAACTGAAGAATATCTTAACCACATACTAAAAGGTCGAGAATGGTTCAGTGAAGTGTATTATCAGAATCTTCTAAAGGTTAAGAAGTCTCCATGA
- the accC gene encoding acetyl-CoA carboxylase biotin carboxylase subunit, which yields MKFDKILIANRGEIALRILRACEEMGIATVAVHSTVDRNALHVQLADEAVCIGEPASGKSYLNIPNIIAAALTRNATAIHPGYGFLAENAKFAEICADHHIAFIGPTPEAIRLMGDKSTAKETMQKAGVPTVPGSDGLVESEQEGLALAKEIGYPVMIKATAGGGGRGMRLVRTEDEFIKLFLAAQGEAGAAFGNSGVYIEKFIERPRHIEFQILADNYGNVIHLGERDCSIQRRNQKLLEEAPSPALDSDLREKMGHAAVKAAQFINFTGAGTIEFLLDRFGKFYFMEMNTRIQVEHPVTEMITGVDLVAEQIRVAQGERLKLTQEQVVLRGHAIECRINAEDPDHDFRPAPGRISGYLPPGGPGVRIDSHVYTDYQIPPYYDSLIGKLIVWGPDRATAINRMKRALRECAITGLPTTIGFHQRIMENQQFLQGNVYTNFVQEMNL from the coding sequence ATGAAGTTTGACAAAATATTAATTGCTAATCGAGGAGAAATCGCGCTTCGCATTCTCCGTGCCTGTGAAGAAATGGGAATTGCAACTGTTGCGGTTCACTCAACCGTTGATCGTAACGCTCTCCATGTGCAACTTGCGGATGAAGCAGTTTGCATTGGTGAGCCAGCCAGCGGTAAAAGTTATTTAAATATTCCCAATATCATTGCTGCCGCTTTGACGCGTAATGCTACTGCCATTCATCCAGGGTATGGGTTTTTGGCGGAAAATGCCAAATTTGCAGAAATCTGTGCAGATCATCATATTGCTTTTATTGGCCCAACTCCTGAAGCTATTCGGTTGATGGGGGATAAATCCACAGCCAAAGAAACCATGCAAAAAGCTGGAGTGCCAACAGTACCCGGTAGCGATGGTTTAGTAGAGTCTGAGCAAGAAGGATTAGCACTGGCCAAGGAAATTGGTTATCCCGTCATGATTAAAGCCACTGCTGGCGGTGGTGGACGTGGGATGCGTTTAGTCCGTACTGAAGATGAATTTATCAAACTTTTTCTAGCTGCTCAAGGAGAAGCAGGCGCAGCCTTTGGTAATTCTGGCGTTTATATTGAGAAATTTATTGAACGTCCAAGGCACATTGAATTTCAAATTTTGGCAGATAATTACGGCAATGTGATTCACTTAGGTGAACGGGATTGTTCCATTCAACGCCGCAACCAAAAACTCCTAGAAGAAGCTCCTAGTCCGGCACTTGACTCAGATCTACGGGAGAAAATGGGACATGCTGCTGTCAAAGCTGCCCAGTTTATCAACTTCACGGGAGCAGGCACAATTGAGTTTCTCTTAGATCGGTTTGGGAAGTTCTATTTCATGGAAATGAACACCCGAATTCAAGTAGAGCATCCTGTAACAGAAATGATTACTGGGGTGGATTTAGTGGCTGAACAAATTCGAGTTGCTCAAGGAGAAAGACTGAAACTGACTCAAGAGCAAGTAGTTTTGCGTGGTCATGCTATAGAATGTCGGATCAATGCTGAAGACCCAGACCATGATTTCCGTCCCGCCCCAGGACGTATCAGCGGTTATCTTCCCCCTGGTGGCCCTGGTGTGCGGATTGATTCTCATGTTTACACCGATTACCAAATTCCGCCCTACTATGATTCTTTAATTGGTAAGCTCATCGTTTGGGGGCCAGATCGGGCAACTGCGATTAATCGGATGAAACGCGCATTGCGGGAGTGTGCCATTACCGGACTACCTACAACCATTGGTTTTCATCAAAGAATTATGGAAAACCAACAGTTTTTACAAGGTAATGTTTACACCAATTTTGTCCAGGAAATGAACCTCTAG
- a CDS encoding IS4 family transposase — MLPKFYQNCFQNVLTPAQYKMLEILLMLLQFHKTVTIEKLATVFPQPIKFESRRRSIQRFLLLPQLSIPYLWFPLLKRWVKNSLKRGEKRLIFAIDRTQWRSQNVFVISLIEQKRAIPVYWLLLPKKGCSNLGEQKKLIRPLLQLFKGYQMLVLGDREFHSIKLANWLHSKGIDFVLRQKQGTYIRQENQSHQRLQSLGLTPGISFFLTGIQATKQKGFANFNLAGYYKRKYRGVVEPAGWFLLTNLDSLKDAIKAFKLRSGIEAMFKDCKTGGYNLESTYADGQRLIALILLIAIAYTCAILVGRNSRSSGLQKYVGRLKELQRLHRRHSAFWIGLYGQLWVGAMEFWADLAHELMRLKPSKLPYFQQGLRAMTLIQSAL, encoded by the coding sequence ATGTTACCTAAATTCTACCAAAACTGCTTTCAAAATGTACTGACACCCGCACAGTACAAGATGCTAGAAATCTTACTAATGCTATTGCAATTTCATAAAACTGTGACAATTGAGAAACTAGCAACAGTATTTCCACAACCGATAAAATTTGAAAGTCGGAGGCGGAGTATACAAAGATTTTTACTACTACCTCAGTTGTCGATTCCATATCTGTGGTTTCCCCTGCTCAAACGATGGGTGAAAAATAGTCTGAAAAGAGGAGAGAAACGGCTAATATTTGCGATTGATAGAACACAATGGCGTTCACAAAATGTATTTGTAATTAGTTTAATAGAACAAAAAAGAGCAATACCTGTGTACTGGCTATTGTTACCTAAAAAAGGATGTAGCAATTTGGGAGAGCAGAAAAAATTAATTCGTCCACTATTGCAGTTATTTAAGGGATATCAAATGCTGGTACTGGGAGATAGAGAATTCCACAGTATAAAACTAGCAAATTGGTTACATAGCAAGGGCATTGACTTTGTATTGCGTCAGAAACAAGGTACTTATATTCGGCAAGAAAACCAATCACACCAACGCTTACAATCTTTGGGATTAACTCCTGGCATCTCGTTTTTTTTGACAGGGATTCAAGCAACTAAACAGAAAGGGTTTGCCAATTTTAATCTCGCCGGATATTACAAGCGCAAATATCGTGGAGTTGTTGAGCCTGCTGGCTGGTTTTTATTAACTAACCTTGATAGTCTCAAAGATGCCATTAAAGCATTTAAGTTGCGGAGTGGTATCGAAGCCATGTTTAAAGATTGTAAAACTGGAGGGTATAATCTCGAATCTACTTATGCTGATGGTCAACGTTTGATAGCACTGATTTTATTAATTGCTATTGCCTATACTTGTGCTATTTTAGTTGGTCGTAATTCTCGCTCCTCTGGACTACAAAAATATGTTGGTCGTCTGAAGGAGTTACAACGATTGCACCGCCGACATAGTGCTTTTTGGATTGGTTTGTATGGTCAGTTATGGGTAGGGGCAATGGAATTTTGGGCTGATTTAGCTCATGAATTGATGCGCCTCAAGCCCAGTAAACTGCCATATTTTCAACAAGGTCTACGGGCTATGACTCTTATCCAGTCTGCTTTATAA
- a CDS encoding DUF3352 domain-containing protein, whose protein sequence is MALPIVSVPMKKKQKPSLALTLSATGLLIIGGGVAYRLFSQGHLYSGNLLVGANIIPGDALFAASLSTDPQQWQKLQEFGTKESQAELNKNLIQLRDRFLTNNGFNFEQDIQPWVDEEVTFAILAPETTQPAPKPVATDGVTPNTQQSLVMVLPVKNPELAQKILAQPKALKTGKWIDRTYQGIPIKQSEGQFGTNLSATLLAKRFLVITDNPKATERAIDAYKNKTSLATVGSFAENFPKISESHSFAQFYINVPTAAKIATTAPNRRLPAQVLAQLQNNQGLAGTITLEAEGVRLKGVSWLNPQSQRLLSVDNTAASMQQRMPAETLMMLSGSNLQRLWGDYILTSQGNPLSPVSPEQLRSDVKSLANLDLERDLLSWMKGEFAVSLIPNTAKNGTPGDFKAGLVFMIKASDRKLAEASLQKLDDVIKNQYQFQIQPGKVANQPVVNWIGPFGTLTASHGWLDKDIAFLVLGAPITDKIVPKPNSTLASNLAYQHTVPTELNPTNGAFFLDVERMVNNFTLNTLFPKQKTFLEATRSIGATTSVSDSRSTRYDVFLSLKKSHNSATLPNPASSPNISSSK, encoded by the coding sequence ATGGCGCTGCCTATTGTGTCTGTTCCCATGAAGAAAAAACAGAAACCGTCTCTGGCACTGACGCTCTCGGCTACTGGTTTGTTAATTATTGGTGGCGGAGTCGCCTATCGGTTGTTCAGCCAGGGGCATTTATATTCGGGAAATTTATTAGTAGGTGCAAATATTATTCCTGGCGATGCTCTGTTTGCTGCTTCTCTCAGTACAGATCCCCAACAATGGCAGAAATTACAGGAATTTGGTACAAAAGAGTCCCAAGCAGAACTGAATAAAAATTTAATTCAGTTGCGCGATCGCTTTTTGACCAACAATGGTTTTAACTTTGAGCAAGATATCCAACCTTGGGTAGATGAAGAAGTTACCTTCGCTATTTTAGCTCCCGAAACTACTCAGCCTGCCCCTAAGCCTGTAGCTACTGATGGCGTTACTCCTAACACTCAGCAGTCATTAGTTATGGTTTTGCCTGTAAAAAACCCAGAGTTAGCCCAAAAAATATTGGCACAGCCCAAAGCGCTGAAAACAGGTAAATGGATTGACCGCACCTATCAGGGAATTCCGATTAAACAAAGCGAAGGGCAATTTGGCACAAACCTTTCAGCTACATTATTAGCTAAACGCTTCCTAGTAATTACGGATAATCCTAAAGCCACAGAACGGGCAATTGATGCCTATAAAAATAAAACATCTTTAGCAACAGTCGGGAGTTTCGCTGAGAATTTCCCAAAAATTTCTGAATCTCATTCTTTTGCTCAGTTTTATATCAACGTTCCAACAGCAGCCAAAATTGCGACTACGGCTCCTAATCGGCGATTACCTGCTCAAGTTTTAGCGCAACTGCAAAATAACCAAGGTTTGGCGGGGACTATTACTTTAGAGGCAGAAGGAGTACGTTTGAAAGGTGTTTCCTGGCTGAATCCTCAAAGTCAGCGCCTACTCTCAGTTGACAACACAGCAGCCAGTATGCAGCAACGAATGCCAGCAGAAACCTTGATGATGTTATCTGGTAGTAACTTACAAAGGTTGTGGGGAGATTACATCCTCACATCTCAAGGAAACCCCCTCTCGCCTGTATCTCCAGAACAACTGCGTAGTGACGTAAAATCGCTGGCTAATCTTGATTTGGAACGAGATTTACTCAGTTGGATGAAAGGCGAGTTTGCTGTTTCACTCATTCCTAACACAGCAAAAAACGGCACCCCAGGAGATTTTAAAGCTGGATTGGTATTTATGATCAAAGCCAGCGATCGCAAATTAGCTGAAGCATCTCTCCAAAAACTGGATGACGTAATTAAAAATCAATATCAATTCCAAATTCAACCAGGGAAAGTGGCAAATCAACCTGTTGTGAACTGGATTGGGCCTTTTGGTACTTTAACAGCCAGCCACGGGTGGTTAGATAAGGATATCGCTTTTTTAGTATTGGGCGCTCCCATCACCGATAAAATTGTACCTAAACCCAACAGCACACTAGCCAGTAATCTTGCTTATCAACATACTGTGCCGACAGAACTGAATCCGACAAATGGGGCATTTTTTCTGGATGTAGAACGAATGGTAAATAACTTTACTCTCAATACCTTATTTCCCAAACAAAAAACTTTTTTAGAAGCAACCCGTTCCATTGGTGCAACAACCTCTGTGAGTGATAGTCGTAGTACTCGCTACGATGTATTTCTCTCTTTGAAAAAATCTCATAATTCAGCAACTTTACCTAATCCAGCATCTAGTCCCAACATTAGTAGTTCAAAGTAA
- a CDS encoding chorismate lyase: MTAIFTLTNNSTLPSAWHRLTPIWQGDEEVIQKSLPHTQLAPTWQLLLLGDGSPTRHLELLTGEPTEVDVIDMSLIGVDLDDAPDLIQAVPGPRLRRQVWLRTASGQRLAYATSWWEASHVDEYLQNRSLPIWASLARLRTELYRDVRGIYYGDSAALESGFDVEGPFWGRHYLFWHHGQPLTLIYEVFSPYLAKYLGPMQLSSTNGKV; this comes from the coding sequence TTGACTGCTATTTTTACTCTGACAAACAACTCCACACTGCCATCAGCTTGGCACCGTCTGACTCCGATTTGGCAAGGAGACGAGGAAGTCATACAAAAGAGTTTGCCACACACACAATTGGCTCCGACTTGGCAACTACTGTTATTGGGCGATGGTTCTCCGACTCGGCATTTAGAATTGCTGACAGGTGAGCCAACGGAAGTAGATGTCATTGATATGTCGTTGATTGGCGTAGATTTAGATGATGCACCCGATTTAATCCAAGCTGTACCAGGGCCAAGACTGCGACGACAGGTGTGGTTACGGACTGCTTCGGGGCAGAGGTTAGCTTATGCGACATCTTGGTGGGAAGCCAGCCATGTAGATGAATATTTGCAAAATCGTTCATTGCCAATTTGGGCAAGTTTAGCGCGTCTCCGCACAGAGTTGTATCGAGATGTGCGGGGTATTTACTACGGGGACTCAGCGGCGTTAGAGTCTGGCTTTGATGTGGAAGGGCCGTTTTGGGGTCGTCACTACTTGTTTTGGCATCATGGGCAACCGCTAACTTTGATTTATGAGGTTTTCTCTCCTTATCTAGCCAAATATTTGGGGCCGATGCAGCTAAGTTCTACTAACGGCAAAGTTTAG